In Streptococcus uberis, a single window of DNA contains:
- a CDS encoding nicotinate phosphoribosyltransferase, protein MYKDDSLTLHTDLYQINMMQVYFDQGIHNKRAVFEVYFRKQPFENGYAIFAGLQRLVEYLQNLRFSESDIAYLEELGYKGAFLNYLKDLELNLTVRSAKEGDLVFANEPIVQVEGPLGQCQLVETALLNIVNFQTLIATKAARIRSVIEDEPLLEFGSRRAQEIDAAFWGTRAAVIGGANATSNVRAGKIFGIPVSGTHAHALVQAYGNDYDAFKAYATTHKDCVFLVDTYDTLKVGVPAAIKVAKELGDTINFLGVRLDSGDLAYLSKKVRQQLDEAGFPNAKIYASNDLDENTILNLKMQKAKIDVWGVGTKLITAYDQPALGAVYKMVSMEDENGQMVDTIKLSNNAEKVSTPGKKQVWRITSLEKGKSEGDYITFTDINVNDLDEIEMFHPTYTYINKTVKNFEAVPLLVDIFVEGKLVYQLPELKEIQSYARKEFDKLWDEYKRVLNPQDYPVDLARDVWQNKMDLIANIRQKTKILGEGVLNEPTK, encoded by the coding sequence ATGTATAAAGATGATAGTTTGACACTCCATACTGATTTATATCAAATCAATATGATGCAGGTTTATTTTGATCAAGGTATCCATAATAAACGAGCAGTTTTTGAAGTTTATTTTCGTAAACAGCCTTTTGAAAATGGCTATGCCATTTTTGCTGGATTACAACGCTTAGTGGAATATCTTCAAAATCTAAGATTTTCTGAAAGTGATATTGCTTATTTGGAAGAATTAGGTTATAAAGGAGCCTTTTTAAACTATTTAAAAGACTTAGAATTGAATCTAACCGTTAGATCAGCTAAAGAAGGAGACTTGGTGTTTGCCAATGAACCAATTGTGCAAGTGGAAGGACCTCTAGGTCAGTGTCAGTTAGTTGAAACTGCCCTTCTGAATATCGTCAATTTTCAAACTTTAATTGCGACAAAGGCTGCCCGTATTCGCTCCGTAATTGAAGACGAGCCTCTGTTAGAGTTTGGTTCTCGCCGTGCGCAAGAAATTGATGCTGCATTTTGGGGGACTCGTGCTGCAGTTATAGGTGGTGCTAATGCTACAAGTAATGTTCGTGCGGGTAAAATTTTTGGTATCCCTGTTTCAGGAACACACGCTCATGCTTTGGTTCAAGCATATGGTAATGACTATGATGCCTTTAAAGCTTACGCGACAACACATAAAGATTGTGTCTTTCTTGTCGATACTTACGATACCTTAAAAGTTGGAGTTCCTGCTGCTATCAAGGTCGCAAAGGAACTAGGTGATACCATCAATTTTCTAGGTGTCCGTTTAGACTCTGGGGATTTGGCATATCTTTCAAAAAAAGTGCGTCAACAGTTAGATGAAGCAGGTTTTCCAAATGCAAAAATTTATGCTTCAAATGATTTAGATGAAAATACCATCCTTAATCTAAAAATGCAAAAAGCTAAAATTGATGTTTGGGGAGTGGGCACAAAACTGATTACGGCATATGACCAGCCTGCACTTGGTGCCGTTTATAAAATGGTTTCCATGGAAGATGAGAATGGTCAAATGGTTGATACCATTAAACTGTCTAATAATGCTGAAAAAGTGTCAACACCTGGAAAAAAACAAGTTTGGCGTATTACAAGTTTGGAGAAAGGCAAGTCAGAAGGGGACTATATTACCTTTACTGATATCAATGTCAATGACTTGGATGAGATTGAGATGTTTCATCCAACCTACACTTATATTAATAAAACGGTTAAAAACTTCGAAGCTGTGCCATTGTTAGTTGATATTTTTGTAGAAGGGAAACTCGTTTATCAACTTCCTGAACTAAAAGAGATTCAATCTTATGCAAGAAAAGAATTTGATAAGCTTTGGGACGAGTACAAACGTGTCTTAAATCCGCAAGATTATCCAGTGGATTTAGCACGTGATGTTTGGCAAAATAAGATGGATTTAATTGCTAATATTCGTCAAAAGACAAAAATACTGGGAGAAGGAGTCTTAAATGAGCCTACAAAATGA
- a CDS encoding amino acid permease, with the protein MSKNVTEDYDNNDLENGMVRGLQNRHVQLIAIAGTIGTGLFLGAGRAISLTGPSIVLVYIITGIFMFMMMRAIGEMLYYDPDQHTFINFITKYIGPGWGYFSGLSYWLSLIFIGMADITALGSYVQYWFPEWHSWLIQIIALCVLASVNLIAVKIFGETEFWFAMIKIVAIMALIVTGIFMVTTGFETPHGHAALSNISNHFSLFPKGKLNFFMGFQMVFFAYQAIEFVGITTSETANPRKVLPKAINDIPVRIVIFYVGSLISIMAIIPWQDLPVDKSPFVMVFQLLGIKWAAALINFVVLTSSASALNSVLYSTGRHLYQIANENANAFTDNLKLNTLSRQGVPSRAIIASAVVVGISALISIIPGVSDAFSLIAASSSGVYIAIYALTMVAHWRYRHSSDFMPDGFLMPKYKLTTPITLAFFAFVFVSLFLQESTYIGAIGATIWIIVFGIYCNLKFKTKS; encoded by the coding sequence ATGTCCAAAAATGTGACAGAAGATTATGATAATAATGACTTAGAAAATGGCATGGTAAGGGGCTTGCAAAACCGCCATGTTCAACTGATTGCTATTGCAGGTACAATTGGTACAGGGCTTTTTCTAGGAGCTGGTCGTGCAATATCATTGACAGGTCCATCCATTGTCTTAGTATATATCATCACTGGTATTTTTATGTTTATGATGATGCGTGCTATTGGAGAAATGTTATATTATGATCCAGATCAGCATACATTCATCAACTTTATTACAAAATACATCGGTCCAGGATGGGGTTATTTTTCAGGTCTATCTTATTGGCTTTCACTCATCTTTATCGGAATGGCTGATATTACTGCCTTAGGTTCTTATGTGCAATACTGGTTTCCGGAATGGCATTCTTGGTTGATTCAAATTATTGCTTTATGTGTTTTGGCATCAGTCAATTTGATTGCCGTTAAAATTTTTGGTGAGACAGAGTTTTGGTTTGCGATGATCAAAATTGTAGCGATTATGGCCTTGATTGTGACAGGAATATTCATGGTAACAACAGGTTTCGAAACGCCACATGGACATGCAGCCTTATCCAATATTAGTAATCATTTCAGCTTATTCCCTAAAGGTAAGCTAAATTTCTTTATGGGCTTCCAAATGGTATTCTTTGCCTATCAAGCCATCGAATTTGTTGGTATTACGACTTCTGAGACAGCTAATCCAAGAAAAGTTTTACCAAAAGCCATTAATGACATTCCTGTGCGTATCGTCATTTTCTATGTTGGATCTCTCATTTCAATCATGGCTATTATTCCATGGCAAGATCTACCCGTTGATAAATCGCCTTTTGTCATGGTATTTCAACTTTTAGGAATCAAATGGGCTGCAGCTCTCATTAACTTTGTTGTTTTGACATCGTCAGCTTCTGCCTTAAACTCAGTATTATACTCAACAGGTAGACACCTTTATCAAATTGCTAATGAAAACGCAAATGCCTTCACTGATAACTTAAAATTAAATACCTTATCTCGTCAAGGAGTACCAAGTAGAGCCATTATTGCTTCAGCAGTTGTGGTTGGTATTTCTGCCTTAATCAGTATTATACCCGGTGTATCAGATGCCTTTTCCTTGATTGCAGCCTCTTCATCAGGAGTTTACATTGCGATTTATGCATTAACTATGGTTGCGCATTGGCGTTATCGTCACTCTTCTGATTTTATGCCAGATGGATTCTTAATGCCAAAATATAAACTCACGACTCCAATTACTTTAGCTTTCTTTGCTTTTGTTTTTGTATCCTTATTCTTACAAGAGTCAACTTATATTGGTGCTATCGGGGCAACCATATGGATTATCGTATTTGGTATTTACTGTAATTTAAAATTTAAGACAAAATCATAA
- the trxB gene encoding thioredoxin-disulfide reductase, whose amino-acid sequence MYDTLIIGSGPAGMTAALYAARSNLKVGIIEQGAPGGQMNNTSEIENYPGYDNISGPELSMKMYEPLEKFSVEHIYGIVQKVEDAGEVKRVITDDSTYEAKTVIIATGAKYKLLNVKGEDEFTSRGVSYCAVCDGAFFRNQDLLVVGGGDSAVEEAIYLTQFAKSVTIVHRRDELRAQKILQDRAFANNKISFIWDSVVEEIQGNNIKVSNVLIKNVKTGQIINHDFGGVFIYVGMIPVSSMVSDLGICDQDGWILTDDQMNTTRPGIFAIGDVRQKNLRQITTAVGEGAIAGQGVYHYIENMA is encoded by the coding sequence ATGTATGATACATTAATTATCGGCTCAGGACCAGCTGGTATGACTGCAGCTCTTTACGCTGCTCGAAGTAATTTAAAGGTGGGTATTATTGAGCAAGGGGCCCCAGGTGGTCAGATGAACAATACCTCAGAAATAGAAAATTATCCAGGTTATGATAATATCTCTGGTCCAGAATTGTCCATGAAAATGTATGAACCTCTAGAAAAATTTTCAGTTGAACATATTTATGGCATTGTTCAAAAAGTTGAGGATGCAGGTGAGGTTAAGCGTGTCATTACGGACGATTCAACTTATGAAGCTAAAACAGTTATTATTGCGACAGGTGCAAAATACAAGTTGCTCAATGTTAAAGGCGAGGATGAGTTTACCAGTCGTGGTGTTTCCTATTGTGCAGTTTGTGATGGTGCTTTTTTCCGTAACCAGGATTTGTTAGTGGTTGGTGGTGGTGATTCTGCTGTTGAAGAAGCCATTTATTTAACACAGTTTGCTAAATCTGTAACGATTGTGCACCGTCGTGATGAGCTGAGAGCACAGAAAATTTTACAAGATAGAGCATTTGCTAATAACAAAATTTCCTTTATTTGGGATTCTGTCGTTGAAGAAATCCAAGGAAATAACATAAAGGTATCCAATGTCCTCATCAAAAATGTGAAGACTGGTCAAATCATTAACCATGACTTCGGTGGTGTCTTCATTTATGTCGGAATGATTCCAGTTTCAAGTATGGTAAGTGATCTTGGTATTTGTGATCAAGATGGTTGGATTTTGACTGATGATCAAATGAATACAACACGTCCAGGAATTTTTGCCATTGGTGATGTTCGTCAAAAAAACTTGCGTCAGATTACAACAGCTGTAGGTGAAGGTGCGATTGCTGGCCAGGGTGTTTATCATTATATCGAGAATATGGCCTAA
- the nadE gene encoding ammonia-dependent NAD(+) synthetase: protein MSLQNDIIKELGVKPTIVPKEEIRRSLEFLKAYLLKHPFLKTLVLGISGGQDSTLAGRLAQLAVEELRQETGDQSYRFIAIRLPYGVQADEADAQKALAFIRPDQTLTINIKAAVDGQVEALKAAGIEITDFNKGNIKARQRMISQYAVAGQTSGAVIGTDHAAENITGFFTKFGDGGADILPLFRLNKRQGKALLREMGADASLYEKVPTADLEENKPGLADEVALGVTYNDIDDYLEGKEISKEAQEKIESWWYKGLHKRHLPITIFDDFWK, encoded by the coding sequence ATGAGCCTACAAAATGACATTATTAAGGAACTTGGGGTTAAGCCTACTATTGTTCCTAAGGAAGAAATTCGTCGTTCCCTTGAATTTTTAAAAGCCTATCTTTTAAAACATCCTTTCTTAAAAACCTTAGTTTTAGGGATATCCGGTGGTCAGGACTCTACTTTAGCCGGTCGATTAGCGCAACTCGCTGTTGAAGAATTACGTCAAGAAACAGGTGATCAGAGCTATCGCTTCATTGCCATTCGTTTGCCATACGGTGTTCAAGCAGATGAAGCAGATGCTCAGAAAGCATTAGCTTTTATCAGACCGGATCAAACATTAACAATCAATATTAAGGCTGCTGTCGATGGTCAAGTTGAAGCCTTAAAAGCAGCAGGAATAGAGATTACTGATTTTAATAAAGGTAACATTAAAGCTCGTCAGCGTATGATTAGTCAATATGCTGTTGCCGGTCAAACAAGCGGAGCAGTTATTGGGACCGATCATGCTGCTGAAAATATCACTGGATTCTTTACAAAATTTGGTGATGGTGGCGCCGATATTTTACCTCTTTTCCGTCTTAATAAGCGACAAGGAAAAGCTTTGTTGAGAGAGATGGGTGCAGATGCCTCTTTATATGAGAAGGTTCCAACAGCTGATTTAGAAGAAAATAAACCTGGTCTAGCTGACGAAGTTGCACTCGGCGTCACCTATAATGATATCGATGATTATCTTGAAGGGAAAGAAATCTCTAAAGAAGCCCAAGAAAAAATCGAATCTTGGTGGTATAAAGGACTCCATAAGCGTCATCTCCCTATCACTATATTTGATGATTTTTGGAAATAA